The Amycolatopsis solani genome segment CTTGGCCGTCGCGCAGGGCGAGCGCGAAGGAGCAGACCGCGATGACCATGGCGTTGCGCGTGCCGACCTTGGCGAACTGCTGCGGCCCGGCGTGCGCGGGCAGGTGGACGGCGGTGATCAGCTCGTCCGGGTCGAGGGCGTGGCGTTTCACGCCGACGTAGAACTCCTCCGCGCGCAGGAGCCGGGTCCCCCGGACGGAGGCCGCCTCGATCCGCGCGTCGAGGGCGAGCAGCACCGGGTGGGTGTCGCCGGCCGGGGACGCGGCGCCGAGGTTGCCGCCGACCGTGCCGCGGTTGCGGATCTGCGGCGAGCCGACCGTGCGCGAGGCCATGGCCAGCGCCGGGAGGGATTCACCCAGTTCGGCGATCACGCGGGTGTACGGGACGCCGGCGCCGAGCCGGACCGTCCCGTCCGATGTGGACCACGTCGTCAGCTCGGCGATCCGGGTCAGGTCCAGCAGGGCTTCGGGGCGCCGGTGGTCGAAGTTGAGCTCGACCATGACGTCGGTGCCGCCGGCGATCGGGACGGCGTCAGGGCGCTCGGCCTTGAGGGCCAGTGCCTCGGCGAGCGTCGCGGGACGCAGGAACTCCACTGTCGTTGCTCCTTCGTGAGGGCGATAGACCAGTAGACGC includes the following:
- a CDS encoding FAD binding domain-containing protein yields the protein MEFLRPATLAEALALKAERPDAVPIAGGTDVMVELNFDHRRPEALLDLTRIAELTTWSTSDGTVRLGAGVPYTRVIAELGESLPALAMASRTVGSPQIRNRGTVGGNLGAASPAGDTHPVLLALDARIEAASVRGTRLLRAEEFYVGVKRHALDPDELITAVHLPAHAGPQQFAKVGTRNAMVIAVCSFALALRDGQVGAAIGSAAPTPRRAREAEEFLAAELPWTSPEPLPDSLKRRFGDLVGAAAQPIDDVRGSAAYRKHALGVLARRTLTWAWDEHRTGERACA